The Methylothermaceae bacteria B42 genome includes a window with the following:
- a CDS encoding undecaprenyl-phosphate glucose phosphotransferase: MKLGTKSKISHNLQSGVIRPYSGKLQAVVKLLDDASVVLAMYLALKLFSYPFDIQYLYVAIAGIVLYRFFAEYFEVYHTWRGEYFYSEARRIAYAWFSAVAVLVVVLFLLKRTEPLSRLAIGLWTVNTFLLFLALHGGRRVIASALRMQGRNTRTLAIVGANDIGLRLERTIRNMPWLGYRFLGYYEDRKAVPDRRRIDGVHVVGTLEGLYRDAKAGRVDHVYIVLPLSAENRIRAIIDELADSTVSVFFVPNFFVFNLIQARWNTLQGIPVVSVYDTPYDSVDVLLKRLEDLILGSIFLAITAIPMLFIAIGVKLTSPGPILFKQRRYGFNGEEIEVWKFRSMRVCEDGDRVIQAKRNDSRITPFGAFLRRTSLDELPQFINVLQGTMSIVGPRPHAVAHNEYYRKLIPGYMLRHKVKPGITGLAQINGFRGETETLEKMKERIKYDLDYIRHWSLWLDFKIIFLTAVTVIKGCIRGEVY, encoded by the coding sequence ATGAAGTTAGGGACGAAGTCAAAGATAAGCCATAATTTGCAAAGTGGCGTCATAAGACCCTATTCGGGAAAACTGCAGGCCGTCGTCAAGCTCTTGGATGACGCTTCCGTGGTTTTGGCCATGTATTTGGCGCTGAAGTTGTTTTCCTATCCGTTTGATATTCAGTATCTTTATGTGGCTATAGCGGGTATCGTGCTATACCGCTTTTTTGCAGAATATTTCGAGGTTTACCATACCTGGCGGGGAGAGTACTTTTATAGCGAGGCAAGGCGGATTGCCTATGCTTGGTTCAGTGCCGTGGCGGTGCTGGTTGTCGTCTTGTTTTTGTTAAAAAGGACAGAGCCTTTATCACGCCTGGCCATCGGTTTGTGGACAGTGAATACTTTTCTCCTTTTTCTGGCGCTGCACGGTGGCCGCCGGGTCATTGCATCGGCGCTCAGAATGCAGGGGCGAAATACCCGGACCCTTGCCATCGTGGGCGCCAATGATATCGGGCTGCGGCTGGAACGGACAATCAGGAACATGCCGTGGCTGGGATATCGTTTTTTGGGATATTACGAGGACCGTAAAGCGGTGCCGGATCGCCGACGGATCGATGGTGTCCATGTCGTTGGAACCTTGGAAGGTCTCTATCGGGATGCAAAAGCAGGGCGGGTGGATCACGTTTATATTGTCTTGCCCTTGAGCGCGGAAAATCGAATCCGTGCCATCATTGATGAGTTGGCCGATAGCACGGTTTCCGTTTTTTTTGTGCCTAATTTCTTTGTTTTTAACTTGATTCAGGCCCGCTGGAATACCCTTCAGGGAATTCCCGTGGTCAGCGTTTACGATACGCCTTATGATTCAGTCGATGTTCTGTTAAAACGGCTGGAAGATTTAATTCTGGGTTCGATTTTTCTCGCAATCACGGCAATTCCCATGCTCTTCATAGCCATTGGCGTTAAATTAACCTCCCCGGGTCCCATACTTTTCAAGCAAAGGCGCTATGGATTCAATGGCGAGGAGATCGAAGTCTGGAAGTTTCGTTCCATGCGGGTTTGCGAGGACGGAGACCGGGTCATACAAGCCAAGAGGAACGACAGCAGAATCACCCCTTTCGGTGCTTTTCTCAGGCGCACTTCATTGGATGAACTGCCTCAGTTTATCAATGTCCTTCAGGGAACCATGTCTATTGTTGGACCTCGACCTCATGCGGTAGCCCATAATGAGTACTACCGGAAGTTGATTCCCGGTTACATGCTGCGGCATAAAGTCAAGCCGGGTATTACCGGTTTGGCGCAAATTAACGGGTTTCGGGGCGAGACAGAAACGTTGGAAAAGATGAAGGAGCGAATCAAATACGATCTTGACTATATCCGTCACTGGTCGCTTTGGCTGGATTTCAAAATTATTTTTTTGACGGCGGTAACAGTGATTAAGGGATGTATCCGCGGTGAAGTCTATTGA